A genomic stretch from Lathyrus oleraceus cultivar Zhongwan6 chromosome 2, CAAS_Psat_ZW6_1.0, whole genome shotgun sequence includes:
- the LOC127122444 gene encoding uncharacterized protein LOC127122444, whose product MLKINMPFFEALEQSLMYQKFMKEVISKERPTGDGPITFNEKCSAIAPGRRISIKHKDLGSVTVPWPIKDRTFKKVLIDSGSSVSLMPLSIYQRLGIRKVSDTWTNLKFADHSTKNAYGINKDVLVTIEEFSFPVNFVIMDIPEDEETPINLGRPFLQTSR is encoded by the coding sequence ATGTTAAAGATCAATATGCCTTTCTTTGAAGCACTCGAGCAAAGTCTCATGTACCAAAAATTCATGAAAGAGGTAATCTCTAAAGAGAGACCAACAGGAGATGGGCCGATAACCTTTAATGAAAAATGTAGTGCAATAGCACCAGGTAGGAGAATCTCAATCAAGCATAAGGATCTTGGATCTGTCACAGTCCCATGGCCTATAAAAGATAGAACTTTCAAGAAGGTACTTATTGATTCAGGATCTAGCGTGAGTTTGATGCCATTGTCAATCTATCAACGACTTGGTATTAGAAAAGTAAGTGATACATGGACAAATCTAAAATTTGCAGATCACTCCACAAAGAATGCATATGGGATAAATAAAGACGTATTGGTGACAATAGAGGAATTTAGTTTTCCTGTTAATTTTGTGATCATGGATATACCCGAGGATGAAGAGACACCTATCAATCTTGGTCGACCATTCTTGCAGACAAGCCGATGA